A genomic region of Capra hircus breed San Clemente chromosome 19, ASM170441v1, whole genome shotgun sequence contains the following coding sequences:
- the KRT12 gene encoding keratin, type I cytoskeletal 12 isoform X2 — MSLSVRTSGLPQWLSSQSGTLGRARDMSASSIGSGYGGSAFGFGGNSGGGFSAASMFGSSSGFGSSSGFGGGSFAGGLGAGYGGAGGGGFGGLGIGFGGSSGGGSVGIFPGIDGGLISGSEKETMKNLNDRLASYLDKVRALEEANTDLETKIREWYETRGSGTGDPGSQNDYSKYYPLIEDLRNKIISANIANAQLILQIDNARLAADDFRMKYENELALCQSVEADINGLRRVLDELTLARADLETQIETLNEELAYLKKNHEEELQSCRAGGPGQVSVEMDAAPGVDLTRLLNDMRAQYETIAEQNRKDAEAWFIEKSGELRKEISSNTEQLQSSKSEVTDLRRALQNLEIELQSQLAMKKSLEDSLAETEGDYCGQLSQVQQLIGSLEEQLLQVRADAERQSADYQRLLNVKARLELEIETYRRLLDGDAQGDSLVESSYVTASTSQAPSTDSSKDPNKARKIKTIVQEVVNGEVVSTQVKEIEELM; from the exons ATGTCCCTCTCTGTGCGCACCTCTGGGCTGCCTCAGTGGCTGTCCTCCCAGAGTGGGACCCTGGGCAGAGCCAGGGACATGTCTGCCTCGAGCATTGGAAGCGGCTACGGGGGCAGCGCCTTTGGCTTCGGAGGCAACTCTGGGGGAGGCTTTTCTGCTgcttccatgtttggttctagtTCTGGCTTCGGTTCTAGTTCTGGCTTCGGTGGTGGTTCCTTTGCAGGAGGACTGGGTGCTGGTTatggaggagctggaggagggggcTTTGGAGGCCTGGGAATCGGATTCGGAGGAAGCTCAGGAGGGGGCTCTGTAGGGATTttccctggcatcgatggaggcCTTATTTCTGgatcagaaaaggaaaccatgaaAAATCTTAACGACAGATTGGCTTCCTATCTGGATAAGGTTCGAGCTCTAGAGGAGGCTAACACTGATCTAGAAACCAAAATTCGAGAGTGGTATGAAACACGAGGCTCTGGGACTGGAGACCCTGGGTCACAAAATGattacagcaaatattatccaTTGATTGAAGACCTCAGGAACAAG ATCATTTCTGCCAACATTGCAAATGCCCAGCTCATCTTGCAGATCGACAATGCAAGACTGGCTGCCGATGACTTCAGAATGAA ATATGAAAACGAGCTGGCCCTGTGTCAGAGCGTGGAGGCCGACATCAACGGCCTGCGCAGGGTGCTGGACGAGCTGACCCTGGCCAGAGCTGACCTGGAGACGCAGATTGAGACCCTGAATGAGGAGCTGGCCTACCTGAAGAAGAACCACGAAGAG GAGCTCCAAAGCTGCCGGGCCGGTGGCCCAGGCCAGGTCAGCGTAGAAATGGACGCTGCCCCCGGAGTggacctcaccaggctcctcaacgACATGCGGGCGCAGTATGAAACCATCGCTGAGCAGAACCGGAAGGATGCGGAGGCCTGGTTCATTGAAAAG AGCGGGGAGCTCAGAAAGGAGATCAGCAGCAACACGGAGCAGCTTCAGTCCAGCAAGAGCGAGGTCACCGACCTGCGGCGCGCGCTTCAAAACCTGGAGATCGAGCTCCAGTCCCAGCTCGCCATG AAGAAATCCCTGGAGGACTCGCTGGCTGAAACCGAGGGCGACTACTGCGGCCAGCTGTCCCAGGTGCAGCAGCTCATCGGCAGCCTGGAGGAGCAGCTGCTGCAGGTGCGCGCCGACGCCGAGCGCCAGAGCGCCGACTACCAGCGGCTGCTGAACGTCAAGGCTCGCCTGGAGCTGGAAATCGAGACCTACCGCCGCCTACTGGACGGCGATGCCCAAGG TGACTCTCTGGTGGAAAGTTCTTATGTGACAGCCTCCACATCTCAAGCACCATCAACTGATTCCTCTAAAG ACCCTAACAAAGCCCGGAAAATCAAGACAATTGTGCAGGAAGTGGTGAATGGTGAGGTGGTCTCGACCCAAGTTAAGGAAATTGAAGAACTGATGTAA
- the KRT12 gene encoding keratin, type I cytoskeletal 12 isoform X1 has protein sequence MSLSVRTSGLPQWLSSQSGTLGRARDMSASSIGSGYGGSAFGFGGNSGGGFSAASMFGSSSGFGSSSGFGGGSFAGGLGAGYGGAGGGGFGGLGIGFGGSSGGGSVGIFPGIDGGLISGSEKETMKNLNDRLASYLDKVRALEEANTDLETKIREWYETRGSGTGDPGSQNDYSKYYPLIEDLRNKIISANIANAQLILQIDNARLAADDFRMKYENELALCQSVEADINGLRRVLDELTLARADLETQIETLNEELAYLKKNHEEELQSCRAGGPGQVSVEMDAAPGVDLTRLLNDMRAQYETIAEQNRKDAEAWFIEKSGELRKEISSNTEQLQSSKSEVTDLRRALQNLEIELQSQLAMKKSLEDSLAETEGDYCGQLSQVQQLIGSLEEQLLQVRADAERQSADYQRLLNVKARLELEIETYRRLLDGDDVTASTSQAPSTDSSKDPNKARKIKTIVQEVVNGEVVSTQVKEIEELM, from the exons ATGTCCCTCTCTGTGCGCACCTCTGGGCTGCCTCAGTGGCTGTCCTCCCAGAGTGGGACCCTGGGCAGAGCCAGGGACATGTCTGCCTCGAGCATTGGAAGCGGCTACGGGGGCAGCGCCTTTGGCTTCGGAGGCAACTCTGGGGGAGGCTTTTCTGCTgcttccatgtttggttctagtTCTGGCTTCGGTTCTAGTTCTGGCTTCGGTGGTGGTTCCTTTGCAGGAGGACTGGGTGCTGGTTatggaggagctggaggagggggcTTTGGAGGCCTGGGAATCGGATTCGGAGGAAGCTCAGGAGGGGGCTCTGTAGGGATTttccctggcatcgatggaggcCTTATTTCTGgatcagaaaaggaaaccatgaaAAATCTTAACGACAGATTGGCTTCCTATCTGGATAAGGTTCGAGCTCTAGAGGAGGCTAACACTGATCTAGAAACCAAAATTCGAGAGTGGTATGAAACACGAGGCTCTGGGACTGGAGACCCTGGGTCACAAAATGattacagcaaatattatccaTTGATTGAAGACCTCAGGAACAAG ATCATTTCTGCCAACATTGCAAATGCCCAGCTCATCTTGCAGATCGACAATGCAAGACTGGCTGCCGATGACTTCAGAATGAA ATATGAAAACGAGCTGGCCCTGTGTCAGAGCGTGGAGGCCGACATCAACGGCCTGCGCAGGGTGCTGGACGAGCTGACCCTGGCCAGAGCTGACCTGGAGACGCAGATTGAGACCCTGAATGAGGAGCTGGCCTACCTGAAGAAGAACCACGAAGAG GAGCTCCAAAGCTGCCGGGCCGGTGGCCCAGGCCAGGTCAGCGTAGAAATGGACGCTGCCCCCGGAGTggacctcaccaggctcctcaacgACATGCGGGCGCAGTATGAAACCATCGCTGAGCAGAACCGGAAGGATGCGGAGGCCTGGTTCATTGAAAAG AGCGGGGAGCTCAGAAAGGAGATCAGCAGCAACACGGAGCAGCTTCAGTCCAGCAAGAGCGAGGTCACCGACCTGCGGCGCGCGCTTCAAAACCTGGAGATCGAGCTCCAGTCCCAGCTCGCCATG AAGAAATCCCTGGAGGACTCGCTGGCTGAAACCGAGGGCGACTACTGCGGCCAGCTGTCCCAGGTGCAGCAGCTCATCGGCAGCCTGGAGGAGCAGCTGCTGCAGGTGCGCGCCGACGCCGAGCGCCAGAGCGCCGACTACCAGCGGCTGCTGAACGTCAAGGCTCGCCTGGAGCTGGAAATCGAGACCTACCGCCGCCTACTGGACGGCGATG ATGTGACAGCCTCCACATCTCAAGCACCATCAACTGATTCCTCTAAAG ACCCTAACAAAGCCCGGAAAATCAAGACAATTGTGCAGGAAGTGGTGAATGGTGAGGTGGTCTCGACCCAAGTTAAGGAAATTGAAGAACTGATGTAA
- the KRT20 gene encoding keratin, type I cytoskeletal 20 — protein sequence MDFNQRRFHRSLSSSSQGPALSMSRSIYRRGVAPSVYGGAGGHGTRISTSRHMLNYGSDPAGGNLLAGDEKMTMQNLNDRLASYLERVRSLEQSNSHLEQQIKHWYETNTPSTSRDHSAYLEQIKELRDQIKDAQLQNARCVLQIDNAKLAVEDFRLKYEAEQRICQTVVADIHGLKMVFDDLTLKKADLEVQIEELTKDLHLLQKEHEEEVRSLRAHLGNNVNVEVDAAPSLNLGAIMNEMRQKYDAMAQENLQKAKEQFEIQINDLQKQVTVSTEELKGNKDQIKEQRHTHQVLEIELQSLLSMKEALEHTLQETNARYSSHLATIQAQLNSLEGQLVQVRMDTERQIHEYNILLDIKIRLEQEIATYRRLLEGEDVKEYQLSTLDERDIKKTRKIKTVVQEVVDGKVVSSEVKEMEENI from the exons ATGGATTTCAATCAGAGAAGATTCCATCGAAGCCTGAGTTCCTCCTCCCAGGGCCCTGCGCTCAGCATGAGCAGGTCCATATATAGGAGGGGGGTTGCACCCAGCGTGTATGGAGGGGCTGGAGGCCACGGCACCCGCATCTCGACGTCTAGACACATGCTAAACTATGGGAGCGACCCTGCTGGAGGAAACCTGTTGGCTGGCGATGAAAAGATGACCATGCAGAACCTGAATGACCGCCTAGCAAGCTACCTAGAAAGAGTGCGGTCACTGGAGCAGTCCAACTCCCACCTTGAACAGCAGATCAAGCATTGGTATGAAACCAACACACCTAGCACCAGTCGGGACCACAGTGCATATTTGGAACAAATCAAAGAGCTGCGAGATCAG ATTAAAGATGCTCAGCTGCAGAATGCTCGATGTGTCCTGCAAATCGACAATGCTAAACTGGCTGTCGAGGACTTCAGGCTGAA GTATGAAGCTGAGCAGAGGATTTGCCAAACAGTGGTGGCTGATATTCATGGCCTGAAAATGGTCTTTGATGACTTAACTCTAAAGAAGGCAGACTTGGAGGTTCAAATTGAAGAGCTGACTAAAGACCTGCATCTCCTCCAAAAAGAACATGAGGAG GAAGTGAGGAGCCTACGTGCTCATCTGGGCAATAATGTAAATGTAGAGGTGGATGCTGCTCCAAGCCTGAACCTCGGTGCCATCATGAATGAAATGAGGCAGAAATATGATGCCATGGCCCAAGAGAACCTTCAGAAAGCCAAAGAACAGTTTGAGATACAG ATTAATGATCTGCAAAAGCAAGTCAcagtgagcactgaagagttaAAAGGAAACAAGGATCAAATAAAAGAGCAGAGACACACCCACCAGGTCCTGGAAATAGAGCTCCAGTCTCTTCTCAGCATG AAAGAAGCTTTGGAGCATACACTACAGGAGACCAATGCTCGTTATAGTAGCCACTTGGCCACAATCCAGGCACAGCTAAACTCCCTCGAGGGCCAACTGGTGCAGGTTCGGATGGACACAGAACGCCAGATCCATGAATATAATATCCTCCTTGACATAAAGATCCGGCTTGAGCAGGAAATTGCTACCTACCGCCGTCTTCTGGAAGGAGAAGATGTCAA AGAATATCAGTTAAGCACTCTGGATGAGAGAG ATATAAAGAAAACCAGGAAGATTAAGACAGTCGTACAAGAAGTAGTGGATGGCAAGGTTGTGTCATCTGAagtcaaagaaatggaagaaaatatatga